In Heptranchias perlo isolate sHepPer1 chromosome 13, sHepPer1.hap1, whole genome shotgun sequence, the genomic stretch cttccgaataaaacagctcaatcaggtcagttaataacctgaaatagctaaataaacaccttcaagtggcatccagctggctttaattgcctgcgggattcccaccagcggggttgCGCGCGCATGCCGTtgcatcagcggggaacccggaagtgggcgggatcgaggcgggatgcGGTCAGGCTCCTGCAATtcgcgattttcgaggccccccgccgagaacgcacccgatagcgggtgctaaacccggccccaaagtgtctgcaaagggatactgacaggttaagcgaatgggcaaaaaattagcagattgaatataatgtaggaaatggtgaagtcatccactttgggaataaaattaaaaaagcaaaatattatttgaatggagaaatactacaaaatgctgcagtacagagggatctgtgtgtcctcgtacatgaaacacaagaagtcaacatacaggtgcagcaggtaatccggaaggcaaacagaatattggcctttatttctagggggatggagtataaaagcagggaagtcatgctacaactgtacagggtgctggtgggactgtattgcatacagttctggtgcccttatttaaggaaggacacaattgcattggaggcaattcagagaaggttcactaggttgattccgggtatggaagggttgtcttatgaggaaagattgaacaggttgggtctatactcattggagtttagaagaatgagaggagatcttattgaaacatacaagattctgaggggacgcgatagggtagatgctgagaggatgttacccctcatgggggaatctaaaacaagcgggcatagtctcagaataaggggtcgcccgtttaagacggaaatgaggagccatttcttctcccagagggtcgtgaatctttggaattctttaccgcaaaaagctgtggaggctgagtcattgaatacattcaaggctgagttggacaaatttttgatcagcaagggagtcaacggatatggggaaaaggcgggaaagtggagttgagggaaagatcagatcagctatgatctcattgaaagatggagcaggctcgaggggccgaatggcctactcctgctcctacctcttgtggtcttatggtcttatggcttTCCACGGGGGTTTCAGCCGCCGTATCTTCGGCATAAGAACCCCCAAGGGAATTCACTTTGATTTTACTGTAAGGCCTAGTAAATGTTTGTTAATAAAACCAGCAAGTTATATGATAGGCATAATATAACCATTTAATCGACTTTGAATgggcttgaggaaacagcgataGAGGCATTCCGTTTTAATATTCTAAGATAGAAACATATAATTAAATGAAGTCAAGGTGTCTCAAATCGAGATTTGAGTATCCTAATCCTGCCGCCCTGAAATTACTCCAATCACTTAAATGTCAGGACTTCATAATCGGAATGGTGAGCCAAAAGGGTTTCGTAGTTCGCATCCTGAGATTCCTCGGCTGGGTAGTTCTGAGCGATGGCAGATTGAATCACAATTGAATTCTGCAAAGAGATTGCATGAAATCAAAATAAACAAAAGAGAAAGAAATCATCTGCTTCTTTAAGAGGTTCATTATCAGAGAAGATTGTGCCGTTCTGTGCCAAATGGAGGGGGAAATTGCACCAAGCCACATTTATACATACGTGCAATTAGCGCCAAAGACATTGGTTTCGGTCAAAATGCGGCCCACAAGATTGCGTCCTATGCTAATCAAGTAGGGATCAATCTTAACGCGATCGTAATACTATCATTTAACATACATTGAATGAATTGACATATTTCTAGCTCACTCGTTTCGAGGGACATTAGGGAAGAAGCTTACGTCTCACCCAATGCTATACAGTATCAATAGTATTTATTTCACGATTGCTGGTGTTCTTCAACTTAACGAGCAAAGTGCATAGATACTTCGGCTGGTGACATTGGCTCCGGTAGACAATGCACTTGTGACTTCTTGGAAATGGAATAGCGAAATTGAAAGTTCGCCCTATCCGGCCCGATTACCGACCCCATCCAATAATTTTTGCCAGCGACTTGTTTTGTTCCATGTTTTGCCTTGGGAAAACTAATATGCCAAAAGCGGCTACTCAGTTTGAAGCACCGGATCACTTAAAAATGGCCTGGACATATATCTAAGGCTTGATtattcttttgttctttctttcccctACCATCTTCCCTTCTGCCACGCATTGGTATGTAATACttcttttatatatatgtatctgGATCTTACCAGTTCATGGTCCGGTTCGCAGCATCGTAATCCATGACAATCGAACACGGACGCTGCAATCGATATGGCAAATTCAAGTATGGTGAACACCAAAAGGCAGGAAGCCAAAGCGCTGACTATTTCCTGAAAAGTAGTATGTTACTGGATGGAGTATTTTCTACTATAGTGAAACATATGCACTTTTAAAGAGTGGGGCTTATCTATGACAATATTCGCCAACTTACTTTGCAAGGACCGTTAAATGGATTCAACATCAACCACGGCGAGTATAATATGATACCCATTGCTGCAGCAATCGTACTGACGATATTCATCACTAAGCTTCCTACCATCTGGAAGATAACAAAATACATGAGAAACCATTCAGTAATTTCCTGAGTCCCGTTTTCTTATGTGGTATTGCAGAATGCTACAAAGTGTAAAGCGGTTAATTCAGTGAATATAGCCATCTGGAACTCAGTGTTGTTAATTGACATTAATACTTGTAGAATTAGAGATGATTCTAGATACCTACCAGGGGTTTGTTTGGTCTTTTTTCCAATGAAACGGACAGGGCTCCAGAAATTATATActagaaaaaaatgtttaaagaaaaGTGGTGTTGGCAGTTAATATCAAGTAAATAGGGTATAATTCGAGCACAGACAAGAACATTTTATGACATTGCTTAAATAGTTGTCGAAAATCAGGCTAGATAGAGATGAAATATTTCAATGCCATGTAATTTAATTATTAGGGGTAAGAGTTCCTCGCGGAAATTTGTGCGCCGACGTTGTCAATCCATTCATAACGATTTTCTCCTGTCGGTATTTTCAACGAATACATTTATTAGGTCGGAAATACCGCCCTGAAGATAAATGGGGAGGGCGGGATTCCCTGGGGTCCCCGTGCAGCACGTGATGCAAATTAAGAAATCCTGTTGCTAAGGAGaccagggggtaattttaacgttTATGGCCGAGCGAAAAACCATTAAAATGAGCggtctattggttatcatgcaTTTTCACCCAgccataaaagttaaaattacccccaatattccGCTGCAGCGTAGCACACGAGGGAATCTTCTCACATAGATGGGAAGTCTTTAACGACCTA encodes the following:
- the LOC137330971 gene encoding membrane-spanning 4-domains subfamily A member 4A-like; the protein is MAAAFNQEGIIVTTRTSPEAQAGNMNATPLEPNSRQFQQIPLHLQKFLKGEQKALGVTQIMLGIIQVTFGIAHCFSDPITRYVGMPWWTGVLYIISGALSVSLEKRPNKPLMVGSLVMNIVSTIAAAMGIILYSPWLMLNPFNGPCKEIVSALASCLLVFTILEFAISIAASVFDCHGLRCCEPDHELNSIVIQSAIAQNYPAEESQDANYETLLAHHSDYEVLTFK